One window from the genome of Natrialba magadii ATCC 43099 encodes:
- a CDS encoding DUF373 family protein → MTTLVVCLDRTDDVGRKTGLRSPIVGWEAVRALVTDIGLADPEDSGVNTLLETLRVAQSLRDEDEETVVAVVSGDRESMVSADRAVARQLDELIAEHDPDSAVVVIDSAEDERLVPIVESRVRVDSVDRVVVRQARDIESTYYLLKQFLADEELRQTVLIPVGLTLLVFPMLATVTSPAEGAAAITTVIGLFLLYKGFNIDEIMTGFGHQVRESLYSGQVSVVTYVVAAGLTLVGLFFGALGVSNLDDPAGIGIPAVQFAFDSVPWLAMAALTASAGRLLDEVIGEDPIRSSYLNLPFIVVAVGLVVRGFTAYFLEQQQLIDPLAVPPAAVGPLTVEGFSLTAGERLAVFVVSAILISLLGAWIASAMSGSDDRTNQEGTTGDTPSAGGTADTSSPSELTDGGPGSAGPLSTPTPANVEVVTSDDDVPASHDTQRETGAEHERGHDHESDRGHEHTRDSHQTTDREHTREQSRSVVTGADANTGSGPDSDTDDTSHGSSDDTSKGTGTDTDHDTDTDTDTDTPDNTIDRNGPDNNTDDRDTPNNP, encoded by the coding sequence GTGACAACGCTGGTCGTCTGTCTGGATCGGACCGACGATGTTGGTCGGAAGACCGGTCTCCGATCACCGATCGTCGGATGGGAGGCCGTCCGGGCACTCGTCACCGATATCGGGCTCGCAGATCCGGAGGACTCGGGAGTGAACACGCTCCTCGAGACCTTACGCGTCGCCCAGTCGCTTCGTGACGAGGACGAGGAGACAGTCGTAGCGGTCGTCTCCGGTGACCGAGAGTCGATGGTCTCGGCAGACAGGGCAGTTGCCCGCCAGCTTGACGAACTCATCGCAGAGCACGACCCGGATTCCGCGGTCGTCGTGATCGACAGCGCAGAGGACGAACGACTGGTGCCGATCGTCGAGAGCCGGGTGCGGGTCGACTCGGTCGATCGGGTCGTCGTTCGACAGGCACGAGACATCGAGTCGACGTACTATCTGCTGAAGCAGTTCCTCGCAGACGAGGAGCTTCGCCAGACGGTTCTCATCCCGGTTGGGTTGACGTTGCTCGTCTTCCCGATGCTTGCGACCGTGACAAGTCCTGCGGAGGGTGCAGCAGCGATTACGACTGTCATCGGCCTCTTCTTGCTGTACAAGGGGTTCAACATCGACGAGATCATGACTGGCTTTGGCCACCAGGTCCGCGAGTCGCTGTACTCCGGGCAGGTGTCGGTCGTCACCTACGTCGTCGCCGCCGGATTGACGCTCGTCGGCCTCTTCTTCGGGGCACTCGGTGTCTCGAATCTCGACGATCCTGCGGGTATTGGGATCCCTGCCGTACAGTTTGCCTTCGACAGCGTTCCCTGGTTAGCCATGGCAGCGCTCACCGCAAGCGCCGGTCGACTGCTCGACGAAGTGATCGGTGAGGACCCAATACGAAGCTCCTACCTGAACCTGCCGTTCATCGTGGTCGCGGTCGGCCTCGTCGTCCGTGGATTCACAGCGTACTTCCTCGAACAACAGCAACTGATCGATCCGCTGGCGGTCCCGCCGGCGGCGGTTGGGCCGCTGACCGTCGAGGGATTCTCGCTGACAGCGGGCGAGCGACTCGCCGTCTTCGTCGTGAGCGCGATTCTGATCAGCCTCCTCGGTGCGTGGATCGCGAGCGCGATGAGCGGTTCTGATGACCGCACCAATCAGGAGGGGACGACGGGAGACACTCCCAGCGCTGGCGGCACCGCAGACACCAGTTCTCCCTCCGAGCTTACCGATGGCGGTCCGGGTTCTGCCGGGCCACTGTCGACACCAACGCCTGCAAACGTCGAGGTCGTTACGTCGGACGACGATGTACCAGCGTCCCATGATACCCAGCGCGAGACAGGGGCTGAACACGAACGTGGCCACGATCACGAATCCGATCGGGGGCACGAACACACTCGAGACTCCCACCAGACCACCGACCGTGAGCACACTCGAGAGCAGAGTCGTAGCGTCGTTACCGGGGCCGACGCCAACACTGGCAGTGGCCCTGATAGCGATACCGACGACACCAGCCACGGCAGCAGCGACGACACCAGTAAGGGTACTGGAACCGACACTGATCACGACACCGACACCGACACCGACACCGACACCCCCGACAACACCATCGACCGCAACGGCCCCGACAACAACACCGACGATCGCGACACCCCCAACAACCCCTGA
- the sppA gene encoding signal peptide peptidase SppA, whose protein sequence is MVETREIGQLAVVVLGIIAVAILSVGLFVFYPDSLTDLFGLVIALVVILLGIKVISGIASSMFASYNVAEVAVEGPITRDGGGGGPLPSRPQSTPADDIVEQIDRADEDENVDALLLKLNTPGGEVVPSDDIRLAAERFDGPTVAYTNDVCASGGYWIASGCDALWARDGSIVGSIGVIGSRVNASDLAEKVGLSYERFAAGEFKDAGTPLKELEEDERAYLQGLIDDYYETFVDRVSDGRDMDPEFVRDTEARIYLGEEAHELGLVDELGTRRDLEDELTDQLETDEVVIEEFEPQRPLMARLGTGAQQVAYAFGAGIAGLGADREFRLRLRN, encoded by the coding sequence ATGGTTGAGACGCGAGAGATCGGACAGCTCGCCGTGGTCGTACTCGGAATCATAGCAGTAGCGATCCTGAGCGTCGGGTTATTCGTCTTCTATCCCGATTCGTTGACGGATCTGTTCGGACTCGTTATCGCACTCGTCGTGATCCTCCTCGGAATCAAGGTTATCAGTGGCATCGCGAGTTCGATGTTCGCGAGCTACAACGTTGCCGAAGTTGCCGTCGAGGGGCCGATCACCCGTGACGGCGGTGGCGGTGGCCCGCTTCCCTCGCGGCCACAGTCGACGCCGGCCGACGACATCGTCGAGCAGATCGACCGCGCTGACGAGGACGAGAACGTCGATGCGCTCCTTCTGAAACTGAACACACCGGGTGGCGAGGTCGTTCCGAGCGACGATATTCGGCTCGCCGCCGAACGCTTCGACGGGCCGACTGTCGCCTACACCAACGACGTCTGTGCGAGCGGCGGCTACTGGATCGCGAGCGGTTGTGACGCACTCTGGGCTCGTGACGGCTCTATCGTCGGCTCTATCGGCGTCATCGGCTCGCGCGTCAACGCCAGCGACCTCGCCGAGAAGGTCGGCCTCTCCTACGAGCGCTTTGCCGCTGGCGAGTTCAAAGACGCCGGGACGCCACTGAAAGAACTCGAGGAGGACGAGCGTGCGTACCTCCAGGGGCTGATCGACGACTACTACGAGACGTTCGTTGACCGGGTCAGTGACGGACGCGACATGGATCCCGAGTTCGTCCGCGACACCGAAGCCCGGATCTACCTCGGCGAAGAGGCCCACGAGCTGGGGCTGGTCGACGAGCTCGGCACGCGACGAGATCTCGAGGACGAGCTGACGGACCAACTCGAGACGGACGAGGTCGTGATCGAGGAGTTCGAGCCCCAGCGGCCGCTGATGGCGCGTCTAGGGACGGGTGCCCAGCAGGTCGCGTATGCGTTCGGTGCTGGTATTGCCGGGCTGGGCGCTGACAGGGAATTCAGGCTTCGACTGCGGAATTGA